Proteins co-encoded in one Lynx canadensis isolate LIC74 chromosome C1, mLynCan4.pri.v2, whole genome shotgun sequence genomic window:
- the LOC115522300 gene encoding uncharacterized protein LOC115522300 codes for MLNGKYKGQRRIWIALCRQMASQEPRSAYLWLMQEGTHHLPTSIANITTISITFTTITIISISIITTTTTTTTSISTTVTIVIIAKITSIITIITIIFISSSSPPPLPPSSSSLTSPPQSPASALSLPLSLASSLLSPPPASPSPSPSSSSTSQHHHHYHHHLYHQQQQQQQHHCQHHLHHFIINITSIIFTIITIILITTTTIIIITISTTIIFLFLSSSSHCSSSPFSTLLPFLLLLHHFHHHSHSHFNMQCLEIWELYGY; via the coding sequence GAACCTAGAAGTGCGTACTTGTGGCTAATGCAAGAAGGCACCCATCATCTCCCTACCAGCATCGccaacatcaccaccatcagcatcaccttcaccaccatcaccatcataaGCATAagcatcatcaccaccaccaccaccaccaccaccagcatctCCACCACTGTCACCATCGTCATCATCGCCAAAATCACCAGCATCAttaccattatcaccatcatctttatctcatcatcatcaccaccaccactaccaccatcatcatcatcattgacATCACCACCACAATCACCAGCATCAGCATTATCTTTACCATTATCACTAGCATCATCATTGCTATCACCACCACCAGCATCACCTTCaccgtcaccatcatcatcatcaacatcacagcatcatcaccattatcaccatcatctttatcaccagcagcagcagcagcagcagcatcactgCCAGCATCATCTCCACCACTTCATCATCAACATCACCAGCATTATCTTCACCATTATCACTATCATCTTGATCACTAccaccaccattatcatcattaCCATCAGCACCACtatcatctttctcttcctctcctcctcttcccactgctcctcctcccctttttctaccctcctccccttccttcttctccttcatcattttcatcatcattctcattctcatttcaaCATGCAGTGTTTAGAGATATGGGAGCTATATGGATACTGA